In Geotalea uraniireducens, the genomic window CCAAGGATACCCTGGCAAACATGATCTCCGGGTTCACCCTGATGGTTGATCGGCCGTTCCGGATCGGAGACCGCATCAAACTTGCCTCGGGACAGTGGGGCGACGTCTCGGATATCGGCCTGCGCACCACCAAGATCAAGACCGTCGACAACACGGTGCTGATCATCCCGAACTCGGAACTGTGCAACACCACCCTGATCAATCTGGCATTCCCCGACCCGCGTGGCAAAGGGAGGGTCAACGTCGGCGTTGGCTATGAGAGCAACGTCGAGCAGGTAAAGAACATCCTTATTGAAGTAGCCCTTGCCGTTCCGGAAGTTTTGCCGGAACCGGCTCCCGATGCCTATTTCATCTCCTTCGGCGACAGCGCGCTGGATATGTCGCTCTTTTTCTGGGTCGAAGACTATACCCGGATTTTTGCCGTCACCGACATGATCAACGAGCAGATTATCAAGCGGTTCCGACAAGAAGGGATCAATATCCCCTATCCGATGCGGACAGTACTACTGGAAAAGGAACAGTAATGGCGAGACGAATTGAAGTAGCCCTCAAAGACGGCGTGCGGGATGCTCGCGGCGAACGGATCAAGGGAGAAGTCGAGCATTTTCTCCATCTTGCCGTGGCCGGGGTGAAAACTATCGACGTTTACACGGTGGACGCCCTGTTGGACGACAACGAACTGCGCAAGGCGGCGGCCGAGCCTTTTTGCGATCCGGTCATCCAGAACTGGAGCATCGACCGGCCCCAGGCCGCCGGATTCGATTTTCTCGTCGAAGTGGGCTTTCGCCCCGGAGTGACCGACAATATCGGCCGGACTGCCCGGGAGGCAATCGAATATATTACCGGCCGGCCGTTCCGGGATGGTGAAGGGGTCTATACATCTGTCCAGTATCTGCTGACCGGAAAGCTGACCCGTGAGGATGTTGAGCGGATTGCCCGCGATCTGCTCTGCAACACGCTCATTCAACGGTACCAGATCCTCGATGCCGGAGAATTCGCCGCCAAAGGCGGCGTACCTGTCACCGTTCCCAAGGTTACCGGCGAGACCCGGGGTCGGGTGCGGGAGATCAACCTGGAGATTTCCGACGAGGAACTGCTGCAAATCAGCAAAGAGGGGGTGCTGGCCCTCACTTTGGAAGAGATGAAAGTGATCCAGGCCCATTTCCGCGACCCGGCGGTCGTCGCCGCCCGGCAGCAGATCGGCCTGTCAAGCAAACCGACCGATGCCGAACTCGAAGCCATCGCCCAAACCTGGTCGGAACACTGCAAACACAAGATATTTTCCGGCAACGTCGAATATGTCGATGAGCAGGGTAATCGTGAACAGATCAAATCCCTCTTCAAGTCCTATATCCAGCGAACGACAGCGACGGTCCGCGAGCAGTTGGGGGGGCGGGACTTCTGCCTGTCGGTCTTCAAGGACAACGCCGGGGTGATTAAATTCAACGACGACTGGTCACTGGTCTTCAAGGTTGAAACCCACAACTCACCATCGGCCCTCGACCCGTACGGCGGAGCGCTCACCGGCATCGTCGGCGTCAACCGCGATCCGTTCGGTACCGGCAAGGGAGCCCAGCTCATCTTCAATACCGACGTGTTCTGCTTTGCCGATCCCTTCTACGCCAAGCCGCTCCCGACCAGGCTTCTCCATCCGCGCCGCATCTTCGAAGGAGTAGTGGAAGGGGTCGAGCACGGCGGCAATAAGAGCGGCATTCCGACGGTTAACGGCTCGATCGTTTTCGATGACCGCTTTGCCGGCAAGCCGCTGGTCTTCTGCGGTACTGCCGGGATCATGCCGGCGACGATCAACGGCGCCCCCTCCCACGAGAAGCATATCAACCCGGGGGACCTGATCGTCATGACCGGCGGTCGGATCGGCAAGGACGGCATCCATGGGGCCACCTTCTCTTCGGAAGAACTGAACGAGAATTCCCCAGTTACCGCCGTCCAGATCGGCGACCCGATCACCCAGAAGCGGATGACCGACTTCCTTCTCCGTGCTCGGGACCGCGGACTCTATAACTTCATCACTGATAACGGGGCAGGGGGACTCTCCTCGTCAGTGGGCGAAATGGCCACTGAGTGCGGCGGCTGCCGGATGGACCTGGCCCGGGCGCCGCTGAAATACCCCGGCCTCGATCCCTGGGAGATCCTCATTTCCGAGGCCCAGGAGCGGATGAGCCTGGCCGTGCCGCCGCAACACATCGATGAATTCCTGATCATGGCGAAGCGTTTCGGCGTCGAGGCAACGGTGCTCGGCGAATTCACCGACAGTGGCATTTTCCATATCGTCTACGACGAGCGGACCATTGCCTACCTGCCGATTGACTTCCTCCATGAAGGGCTACCGCCAATGGAACTGCGCG contains:
- a CDS encoding phosphoribosylformylglycinamidine synthase subunit PurS, with translation MARRIEVALKDGVRDARGERIKGEVEHFLHLAVAGVKTIDVYTVDALLDDNELRKAAAEPFCDPVIQNWSIDRPQAAGFDFLVEVGFRPGVTDNIGRTAREAIEYITGRPFRDGEGVYTSVQYLLTGKLTREDVERIARDLLCNTLIQRYQILDAGEFAAKGGVPVTVPKVTGETRGRVREINLEISDEELLQISKEGVLALTLEEMKVIQAHFRDPAVVAARQQIGLSSKPTDAELEAIAQTWSEHCKHKIFSGNVEYVDEQGNREQIKSLFKSYIQRTTATVREQLGGRDFCLSVFKDNAGVIKFNDDWSLVFKVETHNSPSALDPYGGALTGIVGVNRDPFGTGKGAQLIFNTDVFCFADPFYAKPLPTRLLHPRRIFEGVVEGVEHGGNKSGIPTVNGSIVFDDRFAGKPLVFCGTAGIMPATINGAPSHEKHINPGDLIVMTGGRIGKDGIHGATFSSEELNENSPVTAVQIGDPITQKRMTDFLLRARDRGLYNFITDNGAGGLSSSVGEMATECGGCRMDLARAPLKYPGLDPWEILISEAQERMSLAVPPQHIDEFLIMAKRFGVEATVLGEFTDSGIFHIVYDERTIAYLPIDFLHEGLPPMELRGVWEVRRHAEPQPEVKADYTGELKSLLGSLNICSKESVVRRYDHEVQGGSVVKPFTGIANDGPSDAAVVRPVLDSFEAVVVAHGICPRYSDIDTYHMTANAIDEGLRNYVAVGGSLELVAGLDNFCWCDPVKSDKTPDGEYKMAQLVRSNKALYDYCTAFGIPLISGKDSMKNDFYDGAVKISIPPSLLFSVIGKIEDARKAVTMDAKRPGDIVYLLGKTANELGGSEYYALKGFIGNKVPQVHAAKALQRYRALHQAITAGVVASCHDLSDGGLAVAAAEKAFAGGYGISLDLTRVLKAGNPAEMTDEVLLFAESASRHLVTVHPEQREAFEAIMSGNCFASVGVVTAEPALSVTGLGGEVVLKGSIDEFKEAWQSPLREL